In Eubalaena glacialis isolate mEubGla1 chromosome 4, mEubGla1.1.hap2.+ XY, whole genome shotgun sequence, one DNA window encodes the following:
- the NHP2 gene encoding H/ACA ribonucleoprotein complex subunit 2 — MTKIKADPDGPEAQADACCGERTYHELLVNLNPIAQPLASRRLTRKLYKCIKKAVKQKQIRRGVKEVQKFINKGEKGIMVLAGDTLPIEVYCHLPVMCEDRNLPYVYIPSKTDLGAAAGSKRPTCVIMVKPHEEYQEAYDECLEEVQALPPPM; from the exons ATGACCAAAATAAAGGCAGATCCAGACGGGCCGGAGGCTCAGGCGGACGCGTGCTGCGGAGAGCGCACTTACCATGAGCTGCTGGTGAATCTGAACCCCATCGCGCAGCCTCTGGCTTCTCGCCGCCTCACGCGGAAGCTCTACAAATGCATCAAGAAAG CCGTGAAGCAGAAGCAGATTCGGCGCGGGGTTAAGGAAGTTCAGAAATTTATCAACAAAGGCGAGAAAGG GATCATGGTTTTGGCAGGAGACACGTTACCCATTGAGGTATACTGCCATCTCCCAGTTATGTGTGAAGACCGGAATTTGCCGTACGTCTATATCCCCTCTAAGACG GACCTGGGTGCAGCCGCCGGCTCTAAGCGCCCCACCTGTGTGATAATGGTCAAGCCCCATGAGGAATACCAGGAGGCCTATGACGAGTGCCTGGAGGAGGTACAGGCCCTGCCCCCGCCCATGTGA